A genome region from Altererythrobacter aquiaggeris includes the following:
- a CDS encoding phosphotransferase family protein — MDYEKEMVGTVEVPENDRLDEARLTQWMVANVEGFAGPVTMTKFKGGQSNPTYRLDTPGQSYVLRRQPFGKLLPSAHAVDREYKAMAALYPTGFPVPRAYGLCEDPEVLGSMFFVMGLADGRSLWDGALPASNPDERRAIYNAMIDTMADLHMTDPATIGMGDFGRPDDYCARQIARWTKQYRLSETETIPEMDRLIKWLPTTIPPQHASAIAHGDYRLDNLIFHKTEPEIIAVLDWELSTLGDPIADFSYLMLNWVNEPDGRAGIGGLDHAALGIPTMADAVERYVKRTGFPVPPMDWYFAYNLFRLAGIIQGIKKRVIDGTASSAHAKTMSERVVPLVQTAYSFALKAGLKEA, encoded by the coding sequence ATGGATTATGAGAAGGAAATGGTCGGCACTGTCGAAGTGCCCGAAAATGACCGTCTGGACGAAGCGAGGCTGACGCAGTGGATGGTTGCCAATGTCGAAGGCTTTGCCGGCCCCGTCACGATGACCAAATTCAAAGGCGGCCAGTCCAACCCCACTTACCGGCTCGACACGCCCGGTCAGTCATACGTCCTGCGCCGTCAACCGTTTGGCAAATTGCTGCCATCCGCCCATGCAGTGGACCGCGAGTACAAGGCGATGGCTGCACTTTATCCGACAGGCTTTCCGGTGCCGCGCGCCTATGGCCTGTGCGAAGACCCGGAAGTGCTCGGCTCGATGTTTTTCGTGATGGGTCTCGCTGACGGGCGGAGCCTGTGGGACGGCGCATTACCGGCATCAAATCCTGATGAACGCCGCGCAATCTACAATGCCATGATCGACACGATGGCCGACCTGCACATGACTGATCCCGCAACGATCGGGATGGGCGATTTTGGCAGACCGGATGACTATTGCGCGCGGCAGATTGCGCGCTGGACAAAACAGTACAGGCTCTCGGAAACAGAGACCATTCCGGAAATGGACCGGCTGATCAAATGGCTCCCGACCACAATACCGCCGCAGCACGCATCGGCGATCGCGCATGGCGATTACCGGTTGGATAATCTTATCTTTCACAAAACCGAACCCGAAATCATCGCGGTGCTGGATTGGGAACTATCGACACTGGGCGATCCGATTGCCGATTTTTCCTATCTGATGCTGAATTGGGTGAACGAGCCTGATGGCCGCGCAGGGATCGGCGGGCTGGATCACGCTGCACTGGGCATTCCGACTATGGCCGACGCTGTCGAGCGGTATGTCAAACGCACCGGTTTCCCCGTGCCACCGATGGACTGGTACTTCGCTTATAATCTCTTCCGTCTCGCGGGGATTATCCAAGGCATTAAAAAGCGCGTGATCGACGGAACCGCATCCAGCGCGCACGCCAAGACAATGTCCGAGCGTGTGGTTCCGCTTGTCCAGACTGCCTATAGCTTCGCGCTCAAAGCAGGTTTGAAAGAAGCCTAA
- a CDS encoding acyl-CoA dehydrogenase family protein translates to MDFDLTERQTHWRDRVRDFIEANVRPNMGVYKQQDAEGDRWKVIQIVEHMKAKAKAQGIWNLFMPPQFGRTHVDDTFEFKGPHLSNLEYALCAEEMGRIGWASEVFNCSAPDTGNMEVFHRYGTREQKDQYLAPLMNGEIRSAFLMTEPDVASSDATNIETAIVRDGEEYVINGRKWWSSGAGDPRCKISILMGKTDFEANRHQQQSMILMPLDAEGVTIERHLPVFGYDDAPHGHMEISLKDVRVPANAMLLGEGRGFEIAQGRLGPGRIHHCMRTIGVAEEAIAKMGRRLQSRVAFGKPIYKHSIWEQRIAEARTNIEMTRLLCLKAADMMDKVGNKAAALEIAMIKVQAPNMALKIIDDAIQAHGGGGVSEDYGLAQAYAHQRTLRLADGPDEVHNRAIARIEFARHAPDGGAAH, encoded by the coding sequence CCATTGGCGCGACCGCGTGCGCGATTTCATTGAAGCGAATGTGCGTCCCAATATGGGCGTTTACAAACAGCAGGATGCCGAAGGGGACCGATGGAAAGTCATCCAGATCGTCGAACACATGAAGGCCAAGGCGAAGGCGCAGGGTATCTGGAACCTGTTCATGCCGCCGCAGTTTGGTCGCACGCACGTTGATGACACGTTTGAATTTAAAGGTCCGCACCTTTCCAATCTTGAATATGCGCTTTGTGCGGAAGAAATGGGCCGGATCGGCTGGGCGAGTGAAGTCTTCAACTGCTCCGCGCCCGATACCGGTAATATGGAAGTGTTTCACCGTTACGGCACGCGCGAGCAAAAGGATCAATATCTTGCGCCGCTGATGAATGGCGAAATCCGCTCTGCTTTCCTGATGACCGAGCCGGATGTCGCATCCTCCGATGCGACCAACATTGAAACAGCCATTGTTCGGGACGGTGAAGAATATGTTATCAACGGCCGCAAATGGTGGTCGTCAGGCGCCGGTGATCCGCGCTGCAAAATCTCGATCCTGATGGGCAAGACCGACTTTGAAGCCAACCGCCACCAGCAGCAAAGCATGATCCTGATGCCGCTGGATGCCGAAGGTGTCACTATCGAACGCCATCTGCCCGTGTTCGGGTATGACGATGCACCGCACGGCCATATGGAAATCTCGCTCAAGGATGTGCGCGTTCCTGCCAATGCCATGCTGCTCGGTGAAGGACGCGGTTTCGAGATCGCGCAGGGCCGTCTTGGCCCTGGCCGCATCCATCACTGCATGCGCACCATCGGTGTAGCCGAAGAAGCGATTGCCAAAATGGGCCGCCGGCTTCAGTCGCGTGTCGCCTTCGGAAAACCGATTTACAAGCATTCGATCTGGGAACAGCGGATCGCAGAAGCGCGCACAAACATCGAGATGACCCGTCTGCTGTGCCTCAAGGCGGCAGACATGATGGACAAGGTCGGCAACAAGGCTGCGGCCCTCGAAATTGCGATGATCAAGGTGCAAGCGCCGAATATGGCGCTGAAAATTATCGATGATGCAATCCAGGCCCATGGCGGGGGCGGTGTGTCGGAAGATTACGGTCTGGCGCAGGCATATGCCCACCAGCGCACGTTGCGCCTGGCTGACGGTCCGGACGAAGTGCACAACCGCGCCATCGCCCGTATCGAATTTGCCCGTCATGCGCCCGACGGCGGCGCAGCACATTAA
- a CDS encoding Zn-dependent alcohol dehydrogenase has protein sequence MKGAILEQAGRGLVIGDLSVAKPGPHEVLIRTSACGLCHSDLHFIDGAYPHAMPAVPGHEAAGIVEQVGSEVRTVKPGDHVVTCLSAFCGHCEFCVTGRMALCMGGDTRRQKGDGSRLMRGAEPVNQMLNLSAFAEQMLVHEHACVSIDKDMPLDRAAILGCAVTTGAGAIFNACKVVPGETVAVIGCGGVGLAVVNAAKIAGAGRVIAVDPMAEKRALAEVLGATDVVDAMAEDAAAQIIELTGGGVHHAIEAVGRQASADMAVKVLRRGGTATVLGMMPLDCKVGLGAMDLLGGKKLQGAIMGMNHFPVDLPRLVDFYLRGLLDLDTIIAERISLDQINAGFEKMRGGHSARSVIVFDQ, from the coding sequence ATGAAGGGCGCCATACTCGAACAGGCGGGCCGGGGTCTGGTGATCGGCGATCTGTCGGTTGCCAAACCCGGCCCGCATGAAGTGCTGATCCGGACATCCGCCTGCGGCTTGTGTCATTCGGACCTGCATTTCATCGACGGGGCCTATCCGCACGCCATGCCCGCAGTTCCCGGGCATGAAGCAGCAGGGATCGTGGAGCAGGTGGGCAGCGAGGTCCGCACGGTCAAACCGGGCGACCATGTCGTCACTTGTCTATCGGCGTTCTGCGGTCACTGCGAATTCTGCGTCACCGGCCGCATGGCGCTGTGCATGGGCGGCGATACGAGGCGTCAGAAGGGTGACGGTTCCCGGCTGATGCGCGGCGCCGAGCCGGTAAACCAGATGCTCAACCTGTCCGCCTTTGCCGAACAGATGCTGGTGCATGAACATGCCTGCGTTTCAATTGACAAGGACATGCCGCTCGACCGCGCAGCAATTCTGGGCTGCGCCGTCACAACCGGCGCTGGAGCCATCTTCAACGCTTGCAAGGTGGTCCCCGGTGAAACGGTAGCCGTGATCGGCTGCGGAGGTGTGGGACTGGCTGTCGTCAACGCGGCAAAAATTGCCGGAGCGGGCCGGGTGATCGCTGTCGATCCGATGGCGGAAAAGCGCGCGCTTGCCGAAGTATTGGGCGCAACCGATGTGGTTGATGCCATGGCCGAAGATGCCGCAGCACAGATAATCGAATTGACCGGCGGCGGCGTGCATCACGCTATCGAAGCTGTCGGCAGGCAGGCATCTGCCGATATGGCGGTCAAGGTCTTGCGGCGCGGCGGCACTGCGACCGTTCTGGGCATGATGCCGCTCGATTGCAAAGTAGGTCTGGGCGCGATGGATTTGCTTGGCGGCAAGAAATTGCAGGGCGCGATCATGGGGATGAACCACTTCCCCGTCGATCTGCCGCGGCTGGTGGATTTTTACCTGCGCGGGCTGCTTGATCTGGACACGATCATTGCCGAGCGGATTTCGCTCGACCAGATTAATGCGGGTTTCGAAAAAATGCGCGGCGGACACAGCGCCCGCTCGGTTATTGTCTTCGACCAGTAA